GACCTACCACAGCGTGGCCAACCTGCTGCCCGACGGGCGCGTGTTCTCCGGCGGCGGCGGGCTCTGCGGCTCCTGCTCCACCAACCACGCCGACGGCCAGGTCCTCACCCCGCCCTACCTGCTCAACCCCGACGGCACCCCGCGGCCGCGGCCGGTCGTCACCGCGAGCCCGGCGCGGGCGGGCCACGGCACCGGCTTCACCGTGACCACCGACCGGGCGGTCACCCGGTTCGCGCTGGTGCGCACCAGCTCGGTGACCCACTCGGTGGACAACGACCAGCGCCGGATACCGCTGGTGCCGCAGGTGGTCACGGCCACGTCCTACCGGCTCGCGGTGCCCGCCGACCCCGGGGTCGCCCTGCCGGGGACGTACCTGCTGTTCGCCCTCGACCAGAACGGCGTTCCGAGCGTGGGCAAGCACATCAGGATCGGGTGAACCCTTGTTCCGTTGTGGCGCAAGGGTGGTCGCTCACCTGCGTTGGAGCGGGTGCGCGTTCCGCCGGCGGGACAAAGGACTTCCACCCCGTCCGGTGAAGGGCGAGACTCGTCCGCATCCCGTGACGTGACCGCCGTCGACGCGGTCCCGGGCGGCTTGGTTGCCCGGGACCGCGGCGGTGCCGTCTGTCCGGGGGGCGATCTGACGAGGGGGAAACCGTTGAAGAGAAGGTCCTTGCCCGTGGTGCTGGTGTTGCTGGCCTCGGGGCTGGCGGCGGTGCCGACGCAGGCTGCGGCCCAGGCGCTGATCGGGTACACGGTGCTCGTCGAGTCCGGTGCGAACCGCGACGCGGCGATCGCGGCCATCAGGGCGGCCGGCGGTACCGTGGTCAAGCAGAACACCGCTGTCGGCACGGTGACCGCGCGGGCGCCGGAGAGCGGGTTCATCGAGCAGGTCACGGCGTCGGACGCGGTGTTCGGTGCGGCGCGTGACTTCACCGTGGAGGAGACCACGGCGGAGGCGTCGGGTTCGGGTTCGTCGGGTTCGGTTTCGGGTTCGGTTTCGGCGGGTTCGGTTTCGGGTTCGGCGGGTTCGGGTTCGGTGCAGGGGGTGGAGCCGGATCCGTTGGAGGACCAGCAGTGGGGTCTGCGGATGGTGCGCGCGGACCTCGCCCGGGACAAGCAGCTCGGCAGCGGGGGCGTGTACGTCGGCGTGCTGGACAGCGGCATCGACGGCAGCCACCCGGACCTGTCGGCGCGGCTCGACCGGTCGTTGTCGCGCAACTTCACCCGTGACATCCCGTTGGTGGACGGGCCCTGCGAGGTCAAGGGTTGCGTCGACCCCGTCGACGTGGACGACGACGGGCACGGCACGCACGTGGCGGGCATCATCGCCGCCTCCGCCAACGGTTTCGGCACGGCGGGGGTCGCGCCCCGGGTCACGCTGGTCAACCTGCGGGCCCAGCAGGACAGCGGCTACCAGTTCCTGCAGCCGACCGTCGACGCGCTCACCTACGGCGCCGACATCGGCCTCGACGTGATCAACATGTCGTTCTTCCTCGACCCGTGGCGCTACAACTGCTCGGCGAACCCCAACGACACGCCGGCGGAGCAGATCGAGCAGCGCACGACCGTGGCCACCATGCAGCGCGCCCTGGACTACGCGTACGGCAAGGGGGTGACGCTGGTCAGCTCGATGGGCAACAACCACGAGGATCTGGGCAAGCCGCGGACCGACACCGGCAGCCCGGACTTCCCGCCGGACGGTGAGCGCGCGCGGCCGATCGACAACGAGACGTGCCTGAAGGTGCCCGCGGAGTCCGAGCACGTGCTGGGCGTCACCGCGCTCGGGCCTTCGCAGGCCAAGTCCGACCGGTCGGACTACGGGGTCGAGCGGATCGACCTGTCCGCGCCGGGCGGGTACTTCAAGGACTACTTCGGGACGCCCTGGTACGAGACCAAGGAGAACCGGATCCTGTCCACGTACCCGCGCAGCGCTTCGCTGGCCAAGGGGTTCATCGACGCCGACGACAACGTGACGCCGCTGGGGGTGCAGAACCACCTGGTGAAGCACTGCGTTGGTGGCACGTGTGCGTTCTACGCCTTCGCGGACGGGACGTCCATGGCGTCGCCTCACGTGGCGGGGGTCGCGGCGTTGACGGTCAGCCAGTACGGGACGGCCGACCCGGCTCGGCCGGGGACGCTCACCATGTCGCCGGCGCGGGTGGAGCGGATCCTCAAGGGGACGGCGCACAAGGTTCCCTGTCCGT
This portion of the Saccharothrix syringae genome encodes:
- a CDS encoding S8 family serine peptidase; translated protein: MPVVLVLLASGLAAVPTQAAAQALIGYTVLVESGANRDAAIAAIRAAGGTVVKQNTAVGTVTARAPESGFIEQVTASDAVFGAARDFTVEETTAEASGSGSSGSVSGSVSAGSVSGSAGSGSVQGVEPDPLEDQQWGLRMVRADLARDKQLGSGGVYVGVLDSGIDGSHPDLSARLDRSLSRNFTRDIPLVDGPCEVKGCVDPVDVDDDGHGTHVAGIIAASANGFGTAGVAPRVTLVNLRAQQDSGYQFLQPTVDALTYGADIGLDVINMSFFLDPWRYNCSANPNDTPAEQIEQRTTVATMQRALDYAYGKGVTLVSSMGNNHEDLGKPRTDTGSPDFPPDGERARPIDNETCLKVPAESEHVLGVTALGPSQAKSDRSDYGVERIDLSAPGGYFKDYFGTPWYETKENRILSTYPRSASLAKGFIDADDNVTPLGVQNHLVKHCVGGTCAFYAFADGTSMASPHVAGVAALTVSQYGTADPARPGTLTMSPARVERILKGTAHKVPCPSPRTVSYEQTGRTPEWNATCEGDLNFNGFYGHGIVDAYHAVTRGGEFPGV